DNA from Brevibacterium sp. 'Marine':
CTTCCCCGTCGACCCGGAGGTGAAGAGGATCAGCGCCGGAGCAGGGCCCGGTCCTGCCCAATTGCGGAAAGCCGCCTCGGTGACGGCGCCGTCGCGATCCGACGGAAGGATGAGGATCGACGTCCCGGTCAGTGCCCGATCGATGGCCTCGGGCAGCTCGGCGGGCTGCAGTTCGCGTGCGGTCATGCGCGGACTCGGTTCAGTAGTACCAGGGGAACGGCGACCAGTCGGGGTCGCGTTTCTCCAGGAAGGCATCGCGGCCTTCGACGGCTTCGTCGGTCATATAGCCCAGTCGGGTGGCTTCACCGGCGAAGACCTGCTGGCCGACGAGTCCGTCGTCGACGAGGTTGAAGGCGAACTTGAGCATGCGCTGTGCGTTCGGGGACTTGCCGAGGATCTCGCGAGCCATCTGCAGGGCGGCGGCTTCGAGGTCGGCGTGGTCGACGACTTCGTTGACGGCACCCATATCTGCCATCTCCTGAGCAGAGTAGGTGCGGCCGAGGAAGAAGATCTCACGTGCCTTCTTCTGCCCGACCATCTTCGCCAGATAGGCGGAGCCGTAGCCCGCATCATAGGAGCCGACATCGGCATCGGTCTGCTTGAACTTCGCGTGCTCGCGGGAGGCGATGGTCATATCGCACACGACGTGGAGGCTGTGCCCTCCGCCGGCGGCCCAGCCGGGGACGACGGCGATGACGACTTTCGGCATGGTGCGGATGAGCCGCTGGACTTCGAGGATGTGGAGGCGTCCGGCACGGGCCGGATCGACGCTCTCGCGGGTCTCACCTGACGCGTACTGGTAGCCGGAACGACCGCGGATGCGCTGGTCACCGCCGGAACAGAACGCCCAGCCGCCGTCCTTCTCACTCGGACCGTTGCCGGTGAGCAGCACGGCGCCGACGTCCGAGGTCTGGCGGGCATGGTCGAGGGCGCGGTAGAGCTCGTCGACGGTGTGCGGACGGAAGGCGTTGCGGACCTCGGGGCGGTCGAAGGCGATGCGCACACAGCCGATGTCGCTGCCGGTGGCAGGATCGATGGCCCGGTGGTAGGTGATATCGGTGAAGTCGAAGCCGGAGACTTCACGCCAGGCAGAAGGGTCGAAGATTTCTGAAACCGTCATGGTCCCCAGCCTAGCGCGTGGACCTTCGCCCACAGTCCGGGCCCGGGTGGCGAATGGTGCGGTTCCCAGCGGCAGGCAGGCGTGGCAGGGACGGTGAGAGTTAGTCTGGGCTCATGGCCGATTCTGACCGTTCGCATTCCTATGCACCCAAACCTGTTTCCCTCTCCTCAGCACCGCTCGATCTTCCCCGACGCTTCGATGAGGTCATCGAGGACCTGCATGTGGTGCGGCTGCCGATGGTCACGCGGTTCAGGGGGATCACGGAGCGGGAGGTGGCGCTCTTCTCGGGCCCTGCCGGGTGGGCGGAGTTCTCCCCGTTCGTCGAATACGACACCGAGGAGGCCAGCCGGTGGCTGCGCGCCTCCCTCGAATTCTCCGGGCTGATCCCGCAGCCCGCCGCCCTCGCCGAGGCGGTGCCCTCCACCGATCAGGGGCGCGGTTGCGCTCCGGTTGCGGTGGCGGACGGTGAGACCGTCGCCGTCAACGGCACCCTGCCCGCCTGCCCACCGGATCAGGTCGAACCGATCCTGTCTCGCTATGGCCGGGTCGGCACCGTCAAGGCGAAGGTCGCCGAACACGGTATCGGCTCCCTCCCAGAGGATCTGAAGCGCCTGCGGGAGTTCCGCAGGCTCTTCCCGGATACGACGCTGCGCCTGGACGCGAACGCCGGGTACTCACCGACCGAAGCTCTCGAGGCCTGCGAAGCGTTCGCCGAATTGGATCTCCAATACTTCGAGCAGCCGGTGCCCGCGGTCGAGCAGCTCGCCGAGCTGCGCGGGCAACTCTCCCGGCGAGGACTGCCGATCGTCATCGCTGCCGACGAATCCATCCGCAAGGCCGAGGATCCGCTGCGCGTGGCAGAGCTCGGGGCAGCCGAGGTCATCATCGTCAAGGTCCAGCCGTTGGGCGGAATCGGCGCCGCCCTCGATGTCATCAGTGCTTCGGGCCTGCCGGCCGTCGTGTCCTCGGCTCTCGAATCCTCTGTCGGCCTGGCCGCCGGTGCCGAACTCGCCGCCAGACTGCCGCACACCGACCGCAGCCGGGACATCCTCGGCGAACGAGTGGCCTGCGGACTGGGCACCGGCCGTCTCTTCACCGCCGATATCGTCGCCGAACACGAAGCGCTGACACCGGTCGACGGTGCTGTCCCGGTCACGCGAATCGTCCCGGACCCAGACCGCCTGCACCAGCTGCGGGTGGATCCGGGACGATTCGAGTGGTGGGCCGACCGGCTCCAGGACTGCTGGAGCGCTCTGCGCGGCTGAACTGACGCTGGCTGAGCCGGGTCAGCCGGCCTTCTTCACGGACTCGACGAAGGCTCCGGCGGTCTTCGTCACGGTCGCTTCTTCGACATCGGCGATATTGGATACGGCCACGACGTTGTTGCCGACGAGGGCGTAGACCATGCGAAGATTCATGGCTGTCTGTCCGCCGGCCTCCACGGAAGCGACGATTCCATTGGTCTCGTCTGCCCCGTCGATTTCGGCGTCGAAAGTCTTGTACTTCATGGACATCTCGACGCCGGCGGTCTTGATCTTCACATCGCTGCATTCTTCTGCGATCGTCGAGGCACCCTCGATCTGGGTCTGTGCTCCGTCCACATCGTCATAGCTCGACAGGGCTGCGGAGAGGATGTTGTCGGTGGAAGTTCCAGCGACGGTGGTGCCCTTGGCGGCGAGATTGGCGTTGAGGAGGTTCATGGTGATGTCTTTGCACTTGGCCGGTTCGAACTCGGAGCTCTCCAGGGCCTTGGTTGCCTCGCTGGAGGCATTGCCTGCACCGTCGACGGCCTTGAACGACTGGCCTTCGGCCTTGGTCGACTCGAGGATTTCCTTGAGCTTCGCTTCGTCGAGTTTGCTTGCCTGCGGGGTCTCTTCGGCTGCCGCCTGCGAGGAGTCGCCGCCGTCAGCCTGATCCGGTTTGTCTCCTCCGCCCGTGCAGCCGACGAGGGAGAGTCCGGCGAAAAGAGCGATGGCTGGGAGTATGCGTTTCATGGATGACCTCTCGAGTCAGCGTTCTGAGGAATCGGCGGCCGACGATTCGCGACCGCTCTCAATATAGACGCCAGCGGGATCGTTCGTGGATTCTGTCTGTGCCGGATCTGGAACATCGGCTGTGGACCGCCTGCGATCGACCGCCTCATCGACCGTCACCGAGGCGATCCTGACCGTGGTCACCTCGTCCTGTCCCAGCCTGGCGAAGTGGGCAGTGCGCTTGCCGGGGATGATCGGATCATGCATGGCCGCGGCCAGCCGACCGGTGAACGTCAGTCGCCCCTTCTTGTCCGCCTTCTGCTGATAGGCGTTGTCCCCGCTGGGCCCGGACACGCTGATGTCGTAACGGCGTCCGGGATCGAAGAGCCCGGGAGTGCGCACACGGAAGCTGCCGGTTCCGCTCAGGGAGAAGCCGGCGGCGCTGACGGCGTCGAAGCGCACGACCTGCGCGCGACGACGGGAGATCTCCACCCGCCACCCGTGGATGTCGAAGAGGGCATGACCGGTGAGGAAGGTGAACTGTCCGCCATCGGCCACGCGATCGGTCCGTCCGCGATCCGAACTCGCATAGTTGCGCCGTTT
Protein-coding regions in this window:
- a CDS encoding 1,4-dihydroxy-2-naphthoyl-CoA synthase; amino-acid sequence: MTVSEIFDPSAWREVSGFDFTDITYHRAIDPATGSDIGCVRIAFDRPEVRNAFRPHTVDELYRALDHARQTSDVGAVLLTGNGPSEKDGGWAFCSGGDQRIRGRSGYQYASGETRESVDPARAGRLHILEVQRLIRTMPKVVIAVVPGWAAGGGHSLHVVCDMTIASREHAKFKQTDADVGSYDAGYGSAYLAKMVGQKKAREIFFLGRTYSAQEMADMGAVNEVVDHADLEAAALQMAREILGKSPNAQRMLKFAFNLVDDGLVGQQVFAGEATRLGYMTDEAVEGRDAFLEKRDPDWSPFPWYY
- a CDS encoding o-succinylbenzoate synthase, translated to MADSDRSHSYAPKPVSLSSAPLDLPRRFDEVIEDLHVVRLPMVTRFRGITEREVALFSGPAGWAEFSPFVEYDTEEASRWLRASLEFSGLIPQPAALAEAVPSTDQGRGCAPVAVADGETVAVNGTLPACPPDQVEPILSRYGRVGTVKAKVAEHGIGSLPEDLKRLREFRRLFPDTTLRLDANAGYSPTEALEACEAFAELDLQYFEQPVPAVEQLAELRGQLSRRGLPIVIAADESIRKAEDPLRVAELGAAEVIIVKVQPLGGIGAALDVISASGLPAVVSSALESSVGLAAGAELAARLPHTDRSRDILGERVACGLGTGRLFTADIVAEHEALTPVDGAVPVTRIVPDPDRLHQLRVDPGRFEWWADRLQDCWSALRG